The DNA window TCTTCCTCATTCCAGCCGATGCGGACCCGTCCGCCGGGAATATCAAATTCCTCCATATCCCGTTCAAGGCTGCGCTCGGAAAATTCCGCCTTTCCCTCTCTCCTTTTAAAACCGCTGACGCGCCACACGGGCTCATCCGTTCCCGGATTCCACCACATGCTGCAGCCTTCCCTGTCTTCATACTCCTCCCACTCATACAGGCAGTTCCCGGGCAGAGTAATACGCAGATCACCGAAGGCATGCGTCACCGTCCCTTTGCGGTATCCGATTGGAAAGTCCGTCTCCATCTCCTCTGCATCGTCCCCGATGACAGGTTTTCTACCGGCCAGGCCGCAGATTTCACGGTAGGAAGACAGGGGCAGGGGAATGCTGGGATCCAGTTCGGCCGCTCTTTCAAGACAGTCGAGAATCCTTTCATTACACGCCCTGTCCTCTTCACTTCTTTCGGATGGGACGAAGTAACAGTCTTCCCACAGGAAATGAATGGCGCAGTTGCGGTAATACAGGGCGTCTTTTTCCTCCGTATCCCATATAAAAAATCGTTCTGCCAGCCAGCCGATGCCATGCACCTCCACCTGTTCCGTCATTTTCTTTACATCAAAACGGCCCATCGGCGTGATAACGCTGCCCTTTATCTCTTCCGGCTGATACTGCTCCAAGTCCCAGCAGAGGCAGAAATTGCTGTACTCACCGCCGCGCTCCGCGCAGTGTCTTTTCAGCGCATTGAGCCAGGGATAAAAATGTTCTCTCTTCATGCGCCCGAAATCACGGTGTCCATAGTACTCCGTATCATCCGACACCTCCAGGTTTTTAAGCGCTTTTTTCTCCAGTTCATCCAGAAAACGGACCGCCGCCGCATGGAATCCGGCTCCCGACGGTGTGGAACAGCATTCGCCCGAGATAAGCCACCGGCCCATCATGCCGCTTTCTTTCTTCCACTCCACCGTCAGTTCTCCCATGGGACAGAACGAAACTCTCAGCCAGCCATCGTTCACTGCCAGCCCATATCCGCTGTTCTCGGCCAGTTCCTTTATCTCATTGATAAGAAGCTCTTTTTTTCCCGCCCTGGCAGTAAAGGTCAGTCCAATACTCATCTTCCGTCCCCCTTCCTGCTCAGGCCCACTCCGCTCACATCCCTCCGGAATGAGTGGAATGCCGCTTCCATCTTTCGTCTGCTGAATACGGCCGCCGCTGCATCTAAAACCTGCCGTAAATCCCAGGCCACAAAATCCAGGTATCCATATTCCGTACCCGTAGCGCCTCCGGTGAATGTCACGGCATCCCCTGCTTTGTCCGCAATCTCTTTCTCTATGCTGTCCCGCAGGGCCAGGGCTTTGCTCCGCTCATTTTTCTCTAAGGGATAGAAGAAAAATCCAGGAACCGCTCCGTCCTGATGGAAATCTTCCATAATTCTGTCGTCACCGCTGAAATAACCACTTACCACTTCGGGGCAGGTAGTGACTCCTGCAAAGATGTCTTCCCTCAGGAACCATTCCTCTTTCTCACTTGGCTCCATCGTGTAACACGTATACCAGCCGCACAGCTCCTCGGCCGTGACGTCGCCCCGGCCGTCTATGTACTCCTTCAGATGATCCAGCCGGATTGGATCGCCTTCTTCTGGTTCCCCGATTAAATCCAGATATCCGATATAGCGGACTGCTGGTATTTCTCCAATTGCCTGATCCAGAAGAATCGCCATCATCGAATACGCCTGGTTTTCATTTTCCTTTAAAAGCGGAAGCAGTTTTTCACAGAAAATGGAAAGTCCTATCTGCTTATCATCCAGTTCCTCGATCCAGACCAGCGCGTCCTCCGTGCTGACTCCCTGCCCGTACATTCTCAGTTCAAAGCCCTTTGACGGCTGTCTTCCAATCCCGATATTCCAGTTCTCAAATAATTTTTCCGGCGCATGTTCTTTAAAATAAACGAGCTTAATAAGGCGTGACCGTTCTCCATCCGGCGTCAGGAACAGTTCGCATTTTTCTCCGTTAAATCCCATCTCAAAGCAGATATTTTCAAAAGCCGGGGAAAGCAGCTCGGCGCACATACCGGCCACTTTCTCTCCATGTTCCCTGCGCTTCATCATCTCACGAAGTTTGGCTTCCCCTTCAAGAAACGAATCCCAGCCCTCCTTCACTCGCTGACGGAAGGGTTTCATGGAGATGGGAATTGTAAGGTTCCGCTCACATTCTTCAATAAAGTTTATCGTATCCGCATCATTCGGGCAAGCCTCCAAAGCCTTTTCAAAGTAGTATTTGGCCTTCTTATCCCGGTTTAAGTAGTAGCATGCATAGCCCATGCGGAAATTCCATCTGTGATCCGCGCCGAGTTCTTCCTCGACCGATTCCAGCAGGCGGACCGCCTTCTTAAAAAGTCCGCTGTCTCCCTCACCGGCCAGGTTATTGCAGGCACAGGCCAGCTCACTGATCAGGACCGGGGTCTGCTCTTTCTCGGGAAGAGCCTCTATAAAGTCTATAATTTTCTGATATTCTTCATTTTGATTCCATTCATTAAGCTGGCGTAAAAAAGTCTGATCCATGTTATGCGGCCTCCGTATCCGCTGGGTTTCGTTGATGCGGCAATATGAGTTCATTATACTGAATCAGGGGGGATTTTTCAAGAGGGGCGCTGTTTTAGCCGGCGGACAAGGTAAGGTGTGTGTTATTGTTCGCAGCACAGCCGCTTTTAGCTGGGGTGTGAACAGTAACAAAGGTGTTGGTGCGCCCGCTGCATAAAGGAAAGCCCTCCCGGTTTGTCGAATGTTACCGAACTTTATCAAATAATGTAAAACATTCCTGACAGACTTCATGCTATACTATCGTTATAAGACAAGCGCGCGCCTTAAAAAAGATACATGAAAAAGAGGTTTGACAGTGAAAATACGGAACCAACTACAGGTAATTATGGACAAGAGAAATTTGACTTACCGACAACTTGAACGAATGACCGGCATATCGCATACGACGCTTAACAAGATTGCGATCGGGGACACTTCTCCAACCCAGAATACGATGATATCAATTGCTAAAGGGTTGCGTATGGATGTGACCGAAATATTTGATTTAAACTATTAAAGAGATACGAATGAAAACAGATTTTATAAAAGTGATCTTCCTTATGATACCAATGATGGCAAGATAACTGTGTCAATGAATCAACAGTCCCGGCAATACTCTGTACCCTTTACCCAGTCCCGCCTGATACAGTTTCCCCCCTTTGAGCGCTAATCAGGTAATCGGGCAAGCCCGGATACGTATGGCGTATTGCACTTTGAGGCATAGCCAAAATTGGCTATGCCGTTTAAATTTAAGGCGGTAAGCTGAGCACATTTTCTTTTCCTCTCAGGGCTTCCGGGCAAGCTCTAAATCAATTGTATCAAATAGGGTGATTTGGCCGCCCGAATGCTGAATGGCCTGTTCTATTTCAGAAAAGAATTTTCTTCTTTTCTGTTCTTCAATCGCAATATGGTCGGAATACGTGCCGAGAAGGGCAGTGTATTCTTCTGCCGTAAAAACCCTTGTCCTGTGATAGAGCCGACAGCTTATATCGTCAAATCCATATTTTCGCGCCGTCTCCGCAAGCCTCCAGGCATCTTCCTCCCGGTACTTGTCAGGGCTTAAGGAACCAGGCATGTATACTGAATAGATTTGTTGGAGCGTTTCCCCGAGTCCTCCCCTGCCTTTCTCTATGTATGGATGGTTGGCAAACCGGGCGAAGGCACCGCCGCTTCTCAGTATATCATAGACCTTCTCATATCCCGTCTCTTCCGGGATCCAGTGAAATGCGGATGCGCAGTATACAAGATCGCAGGAATTACTTTCACACTTAAATTCTTCAAATTTAGACGTTACCACCGAAAATTCAGGAAATTCCCTGAATTTAAGACGGCACAGCTCCGCCAAATTCCCGCCGCATTCCACAGCGGTCACTTTGCATCCTTTCATCAGCACCGGCAAGGTCGCCTGCCCTCCGCCAATTCCAATTTCCACAACACGGCTCGACCGTTCGACTGGAATGTACTGCCAGATATCCTCATACAACTCCGGAATGTATCCCGGACGCATTTTTTCATACTTTTCGGCTTCCGAATCAAATGTCCATTGAAGCCCGCTGCTTAACTCCATGACTCTCCCCCTAGACTTTCAACATCCTGTACCCCACCCCGATATGCGTCTGAATATACTGGGGATTGGACGGATCCGCCTCAATCTTCTTTCTCAGAGTCGCCATAAAAACTCTCAGCGATGCCACATCGTTATCCCAGGCGCTTCCCCATATTTCTTTTGTAATATAGGTATGCGTCAGAACCTTGCCCACATTTTTCGCCAGCAGGCAGAGCAGCTTATATTCAATCGGAGTCAGATGAAGCTCCTCCTTTTTCAGGGTAACGGTTCCCGCCGCATAATTAATTTCCATGTCACCGTTTGTGAAGACAGAAACCGGCGCCGAACCGTTTCCCGCGTCGTTCAGCCTGCGGAAGGTGACGCGCAGACGGGCCAGCAGCTCTTCCACGGAAAACGGCTTTGTCAGATAGTCGTCCGCTCCCGCGTCCAGGGCATCAATTTTATCCGTATCCTCGCTTCTGGCGCTGAGCACGATGATGGGCGTCCTGGCCCAGGAACGAATCTTGTGTATAATATCAATCCCATCCATATCGGGAAGTCCCAAATCCAGCAAAACCACGTCGGGATTATAGGAAACCGCCTCGGTTATGGCCGTCTCCCCCGTCGCAGCGGTCCGAAACCGGTACTTATGGGTCTCCAGCGTTGTGGTGATGAGATTTCTGACGGCAGCATCGTCTTCCACTACCAAAATTAACGGTTTATTCATGCAGGGTTACCTCCTCAAGTGGTAAAGTAAATGTAAAGACAGCTCCATGGGGCACATTGTCCGTGACCGTAATCGTCCCTCCGTGCGCCGTAATAATTGATTTGCAGAGAGCCAGGCCGAGGCCAAGGCTGCGTCGGCTGTCGGCCACCCTGGTTCCCGCGGTGTAAAACATATCAAAGATATGTTCTTTAACCTCTCCTGAGATGCCGTCTCCCGTATCCGCCACGGTCACGACCGCGGCTTCACCCACTTTCTTTGTTTCGACCGTGACCTGCGAACCGCGGGGCGTATATTTGATGGCATTGTCCACCAGATTGATAATCACCTGCATAATCAGCCTCGCATCCGCCCTCACAAGCAGGAGGGAATCATCCGATACGACCCGGATATTGTGTTCGCTCCGCCTCCGGTCCGTATGGCGCAGGGCCTCCGCAATAATCTCATCGAGAAGCTCTGCCGTCAGCCGCAGTTTCATTGTCCCGTCCTCGATTCTTGTAACCGACAGCAGGTTTTCCACCAGATTAATCAGCCAGAGGGAATCGTCATAGATATCCTCGTAGAGCCTGAGCCGTTTTTCCCTGTCAATGCAGTCCTCACTGGAAAGCAGAATTCCCGCATTTCCGGATATCGAGGTCAGGGGCGTCCTCAGATCATGGGAAATGGAGCGCAGCAGATTAGCCCGAAGCTGTTCATTCTTTGCCATCAGCGCGGCGGCCTCCCTCTCCTTTGACACTTTATCATTCTTAAGCGCCAGGGCACATTCCCCCAGGATTGAAAGCATGATACTGTTCTCAAACGCGTCGAGGGGTTCCCCGTCTATTGCGATTCCCACGACTCCGAATATCTCCTGCAACATCCGCACGGACAGATAGAGGCACCTGGCACTGCCCAGTGTTCCGGTTGTCGCGCCCGCACGCTTATTATTGTGGAAAACCCAGGCGGCCACTGCCCGCTCATTTTCATCGGTATAGGCTGACAGAGAGGTTTCACTGTGGACGGCAAAGAGCTGCGGGTCGGCCAGACCACCATTCCGGATTCTATAGAACAGAATATCCCGGTCCAGCAGCTTTGTCAACTGGTTGCATGTCACGGAAATCATCCCGGTCAGATCTTTTTCATTGCCGAGCGCCCGGTTTGTGTCAAACAGCACCTTGGTCCTGTAAGCCGTCTCGGCAGCCTGGCGCGCCTGACGCTGAATCTTTACCGCCAGGGAACTGGTCAGAAATGCCGCTATAAACATAATCGGAAAGGTGGCAAGATACTTCGGATCATAGGCGTTAAGTGTAAACCTGGGCGCCGTGAACAGAAAGTTAAAAAGCAGGACGCTGATCACGGAGCTTATCAAACTGTACAGGCGGTGTGATGTGACAACCGCGGTCACCAGCACGCCGAGAATATAGATGGTTATAATATTGGCCTCGCTGAACTGAAGCAGATCAAACAGATAACTGACTGCCGTAGCGGCCGCCAGCACCAGGAGGCTCTTTGCAAACTCCCCCATGGAAAACTTCTGCTTCTTTGAAAAATGATGCCTCGCCCGGTAAGACAGGGCAATCTGATCCGGAATAATATAGATGTCCAGATTAGGGGCCATCCTGGTAATTCTCTCGGTCAGCGGCGGCGGCCCCAGTAAAAAGCTGCGGCGCGTGCTGCTTCTGCCGAGTACAATTTTCGATACGCCGGACAGGCGGGCAAATTCGGATATCTGAAAAGCGATGTCCTCCCCGTATACAGTTTCAATCGCCGCCCCGAGCTGCTCCGCAAGGCGGGCGTTCTGCCTGAGCCTCTCCTTATTTTCATCGGAGGAGGATGCAAAATCCGGCGTTTCCACGAACACGGCCGTGAAACTTCCCTTAAACGCCGCCGCCATCCTGGCCGCGGTGCGGATAATTTTCGCATTCGTCGGCGAACCCGACAGGCATACCAGGATATGCTCGTCGGCAAGGCTCCGGTTCACCCTCCCGCCCGCCTGCTCCGACATCCGGTTGACACGGTCCGCGCATCTGCGCAGCGCAATTTCCCTCAGGGCAACGAGATTTTCCACCGAAAAGAAATTTCCCAGCGCCTTTTCGGCCTGCTCTTTCCGGTAAATCTTGCCATCCTTCAGGCGTTCAATCAGTTCCCCCGGCTCAATATCCACAAGCTCCACCTGCTCCGCATTGTCAAATACAGAATCCGGGATTCTCTCCCTTACCGTAATACCCGTGATGGAGGCGACGAGGTCATTGAGGCTCTCAATATGCTGGACATTGATTGTCGTATAGACGTCGATGCCGTTATTGAGCAGTTCTCTCACATCCTGGTACCGCTTCCGGTGGCGGCAGCCCTCCGCATTGGTATGCGCCAGCTCATCCACCAGAATCAGCTGCGGTTTTCTCGCTATGGCCGCGTCCAGGTCAAACTCCTGCAGCGTAATACCGCCGTGACGGATTTCTCTGGCGGGCAGAAGCTCCAGCCCGTTTAGCAGCCGGGCGGTCTGAGGGCGGGCATGTGGTTCCACGTAACCGGCCGCCACATCAATGCCGCGCCGCTTCGCCTCATGGGCGGCCTGTAACATCGCATATGTTTTGCCCACCCCTGCTGCATATCCAAAAAATATTTTCAGGCAGCCTCTGCTCTTTGCCTCTTCTTCATTCTTAATTCGGCGTAAAAACTCCTCGGGGCTGCTTCTAGTCTCTTCCATAAAATCACCTCTGTCTGTGAGCGTATACCGTAACGGTTTCTTTCCATTCAATTTTTCATCCTAATCGGTTACAGTATATCAGACTATTTTTAAAAGACGTATAAGGAAATAAGCGGATGGTATTAAGATTGCATTAAGATTTACTCCCCTCGCCGCAGCTTCAGCAACTATGTACCTCTGCGCGGCATACGCATCTTCGCGGAGCGTTTTTTGATACATAGGACGTAATTTCCTATTTATCAAAAAATCCCTCCGGGGATCCTATATCCACCGGAGGGATTCATTCTCTCTCGCCGTCCCTTCCTCCGCTCTCCTTACTTCTGCTGAACCTGTCCGAAGGAACTTCCATACTTTTTATATACATAGATGTCAAAAATAATCATGCAGGTCCATCCTAATGTCGTTCCTACGGCAACCGATTTCAAACCGATATCCGCAATCAGGCTGTAGGTCAGTATAATCCGGATCGGCATCTGGATTAGGGTACCCATAAGCGTAAATTTCAACTTTCCGATGCCCCTGAAATATCCCTGGAAACTGTATGTGATACCCGCCATAAAATAAAAACAGGCCATCGGGCGCAGATAGGCAAGACCGATTGCAATGGCATTCGTCTCGCTGGGTTTCAGGAAAATCTCAAACAGCGGCCGTCCGGCAAACAGAATGGCAAATGTGACAAAAACCGTATAGGTGACGGCTATCACCATTGTAATCTTAAATGCCTTCGGAATGCGGTCGTATTTCCTGCCGCCCTTGTTCTGGGCCGAAAAAGTGGTTACCGACGAAGCAAAACTGCTCCCGGGCGCCAGCACATAGCTGTCTATGATGGATGCTGCGTTAAAGGCTGCAATGGCATCCACTCCCAGGGTATTGACCCCCGACTGAACCAGTAAGCGGCCAAGATAAAGCATGGTCTGCTGAAGCGCCGAAACCGAGCTGTAATTCACGGTGCTTTTCAAAAGCGGGAGATCAATCCGTATTTCCGAAGGTTTCAGGCACAGGGCAGGCACTTTCCTGTAGATATAAATAAGCAGCACCGCCGATGAAACCGCCTCCGAAATCACGGTGGCATAGGCCGCCCCCAGAACTCCCATCTGAAGGTTCCTGACAAAATAGAC is part of the [Clostridium] symbiosum genome and encodes:
- a CDS encoding tetratricopeptide repeat protein; protein product: MDQTFLRQLNEWNQNEEYQKIIDFIEALPEKEQTPVLISELACACNNLAGEGDSGLFKKAVRLLESVEEELGADHRWNFRMGYACYYLNRDKKAKYYFEKALEACPNDADTINFIEECERNLTIPISMKPFRQRVKEGWDSFLEGEAKLREMMKRREHGEKVAGMCAELLSPAFENICFEMGFNGEKCELFLTPDGERSRLIKLVYFKEHAPEKLFENWNIGIGRQPSKGFELRMYGQGVSTEDALVWIEELDDKQIGLSIFCEKLLPLLKENENQAYSMMAILLDQAIGEIPAVRYIGYLDLIGEPEEGDPIRLDHLKEYIDGRGDVTAEELCGWYTCYTMEPSEKEEWFLREDIFAGVTTCPEVVSGYFSGDDRIMEDFHQDGAVPGFFFYPLEKNERSKALALRDSIEKEIADKAGDAVTFTGGATGTEYGYLDFVAWDLRQVLDAAAAVFSRRKMEAAFHSFRRDVSGVGLSRKGDGR
- a CDS encoding helix-turn-helix transcriptional regulator, with translation MDKRNLTYRQLERMTGISHTTLNKIAIGDTSPTQNTMISIAKGLRMDVTEIFDLNY
- a CDS encoding class I SAM-dependent methyltransferase: MELSSGLQWTFDSEAEKYEKMRPGYIPELYEDIWQYIPVERSSRVVEIGIGGGQATLPVLMKGCKVTAVECGGNLAELCRLKFREFPEFSVVTSKFEEFKCESNSCDLVYCASAFHWIPEETGYEKVYDILRSGGAFARFANHPYIEKGRGGLGETLQQIYSVYMPGSLSPDKYREEDAWRLAETARKYGFDDISCRLYHRTRVFTAEEYTALLGTYSDHIAIEEQKRRKFFSEIEQAIQHSGGQITLFDTIDLELARKP
- a CDS encoding response regulator transcription factor, whose amino-acid sequence is MNKPLILVVEDDAAVRNLITTTLETHKYRFRTAATGETAITEAVSYNPDVVLLDLGLPDMDGIDIIHKIRSWARTPIIVLSARSEDTDKIDALDAGADDYLTKPFSVEELLARLRVTFRRLNDAGNGSAPVSVFTNGDMEINYAAGTVTLKKEELHLTPIEYKLLCLLAKNVGKVLTHTYITKEIWGSAWDNDVASLRVFMATLRKKIEADPSNPQYIQTHIGVGYRMLKV
- a CDS encoding sensor histidine kinase KdpD, translated to MEETRSSPEEFLRRIKNEEEAKSRGCLKIFFGYAAGVGKTYAMLQAAHEAKRRGIDVAAGYVEPHARPQTARLLNGLELLPAREIRHGGITLQEFDLDAAIARKPQLILVDELAHTNAEGCRHRKRYQDVRELLNNGIDVYTTINVQHIESLNDLVASITGITVRERIPDSVFDNAEQVELVDIEPGELIERLKDGKIYRKEQAEKALGNFFSVENLVALREIALRRCADRVNRMSEQAGGRVNRSLADEHILVCLSGSPTNAKIIRTAARMAAAFKGSFTAVFVETPDFASSSDENKERLRQNARLAEQLGAAIETVYGEDIAFQISEFARLSGVSKIVLGRSSTRRSFLLGPPPLTERITRMAPNLDIYIIPDQIALSYRARHHFSKKQKFSMGEFAKSLLVLAAATAVSYLFDLLQFSEANIITIYILGVLVTAVVTSHRLYSLISSVISVLLFNFLFTAPRFTLNAYDPKYLATFPIMFIAAFLTSSLAVKIQRQARQAAETAYRTKVLFDTNRALGNEKDLTGMISVTCNQLTKLLDRDILFYRIRNGGLADPQLFAVHSETSLSAYTDENERAVAAWVFHNNKRAGATTGTLGSARCLYLSVRMLQEIFGVVGIAIDGEPLDAFENSIMLSILGECALALKNDKVSKEREAAALMAKNEQLRANLLRSISHDLRTPLTSISGNAGILLSSEDCIDREKRLRLYEDIYDDSLWLINLVENLLSVTRIEDGTMKLRLTAELLDEIIAEALRHTDRRRSEHNIRVVSDDSLLLVRADARLIMQVIINLVDNAIKYTPRGSQVTVETKKVGEAAVVTVADTGDGISGEVKEHIFDMFYTAGTRVADSRRSLGLGLALCKSIITAHGGTITVTDNVPHGAVFTFTLPLEEVTLHE
- a CDS encoding MATE family efflux transporter gives rise to the protein MTRDMTEGNITKHLLLYSVPLIFSDLLQQLYHTVDSVVVGQFKGKEALAAIGAAGPIMNILIFMIAGITMGASILMAEYFGAKNYKRLREELSTSLGAGLILTVVLTVLFFAGSDFFIRLTRTPVEISALAARYLRVISGGLIFTFLYNILAAALRATGDSKTSLYVLIFSTAINILLDVYFVRNLQMGVLGAAYATVISEAVSSAVLLIYIYRKVPALCLKPSEIRIDLPLLKSTVNYSSVSALQQTMLYLGRLLVQSGVNTLGVDAIAAFNAASIIDSYVLAPGSSFASSVTTFSAQNKGGRKYDRIPKAFKITMVIAVTYTVFVTFAILFAGRPLFEIFLKPSETNAIAIGLAYLRPMACFYFMAGITYSFQGYFRGIGKLKFTLMGTLIQMPIRIILTYSLIADIGLKSVAVGTTLGWTCMIIFDIYVYKKYGSSFGQVQQK